A DNA window from Planctomycetota bacterium contains the following coding sequences:
- a CDS encoding 30S ribosomal protein S1, giving the protein MVDFNLLSELDTFEDEASTLVIDAIGEEAADDLGSLVQGDEVLDFRSNSIITGRISGKAGEDFVVELGLKSEGILDRNEFDDPDSMSVGDEVRVLLENVDQDSGSLSISKRKADRIINWEKIMVEKQEGDHVKGKVAKKIKGGLLVDIGVPVFLPASQVDIRRPGEISDWIGQEVEALILKIDEERRNIVISRRKLIEQQREEQKSKTLNAVKEGDITTGVVKNIADFGAFIDLGGIDGLLHITDMSWGRVGHPSEMLKIDQEIEVKVLSIDYEKEKIALGLKQKTSSPWENIETGYGMGSVHEGEVVNIMSYGAFIKLEDGVEGLVHISEMSWTKRINHPSEVVTQGQKVQVKVLEINKDKQEISLGMKQVEENPWDRVADKYPPGSVIEGKVRNIANYGAFVEIEEGIDGLLHVSDLSWTKKVGHPSEILKKSEDVQAVVLSVDQEKQRIALGLKQMQEDPWLNVIPENYRPGMVVQGEVTKIANFGVFVELEPGLEGLLHVSEIADHKVEKPEDELKAGQNLEVKILRVDPDERKIGLSLKRAQWAADQEKREEERSQRTDRKNLRGGLE; this is encoded by the coding sequence ATGGTCGATTTCAACCTTCTTTCTGAGCTGGACACCTTCGAAGACGAAGCCAGCACCCTCGTGATCGATGCCATCGGCGAGGAAGCCGCCGATGATCTTGGCTCCCTCGTCCAGGGCGACGAGGTCTTGGATTTCCGCAGCAACAGCATCATCACCGGCCGCATCAGCGGCAAAGCCGGCGAAGACTTCGTCGTCGAACTCGGACTCAAGTCCGAGGGCATCCTCGATCGCAACGAGTTCGATGATCCGGACTCGATGAGCGTCGGTGACGAGGTGCGCGTCCTGCTCGAAAATGTCGACCAGGATTCGGGCAGCCTGAGCATCTCCAAGCGCAAGGCCGACCGGATCATCAACTGGGAAAAGATCATGGTCGAGAAGCAGGAAGGCGACCATGTGAAGGGCAAGGTGGCCAAAAAGATCAAGGGCGGCCTGCTTGTCGACATCGGCGTGCCGGTCTTCCTCCCCGCCTCGCAGGTCGACATCCGTCGCCCCGGCGAGATCAGCGACTGGATCGGCCAGGAAGTCGAAGCGCTCATCCTCAAGATCGACGAGGAACGTCGCAACATCGTCATCTCCCGCCGCAAGCTCATCGAGCAGCAGCGTGAGGAACAGAAGTCCAAGACCCTCAACGCGGTCAAGGAAGGCGACATCACCACCGGCGTCGTCAAGAACATCGCCGACTTCGGCGCGTTCATCGACCTCGGCGGCATCGACGGCCTGCTCCACATCACCGACATGTCCTGGGGCCGCGTCGGCCACCCGAGCGAGATGCTCAAGATCGATCAGGAGATCGAGGTCAAGGTCCTCTCCATCGACTACGAGAAAGAGAAGATCGCACTCGGCCTCAAGCAGAAAACCTCCAGCCCCTGGGAGAACATCGAGACCGGCTACGGCATGGGCAGCGTCCACGAGGGCGAGGTCGTCAACATCATGTCCTACGGCGCCTTCATCAAGCTTGAAGACGGTGTCGAGGGTCTGGTCCACATCTCTGAGATGTCCTGGACCAAGCGCATCAACCACCCCTCGGAAGTCGTCACCCAAGGCCAGAAAGTTCAGGTCAAGGTCCTCGAGATCAACAAGGACAAGCAGGAAATCTCGCTCGGCATGAAGCAGGTCGAAGAGAACCCTTGGGACCGCGTCGCCGACAAGTACCCGCCCGGCTCGGTCATCGAGGGCAAGGTCCGCAACATCGCCAACTACGGCGCGTTCGTCGAGATCGAGGAAGGCATCGACGGCCTGCTCCACGTCTCCGACCTCAGCTGGACCAAGAAGGTCGGCCACCCGTCCGAGATCCTCAAAAAGTCCGAGGACGTCCAGGCCGTCGTGCTCAGCGTCGATCAGGAGAAGCAACGGATCGCCCTCGGGCTCAAGCAGATGCAGGAAGATCCCTGGCTCAACGTCATCCCCGAGAACTACCGCCCGGGCATGGTTGTTCAGGGCGAGGTCACGAAGATCGCCAACTTCGGCGTCTTCGTCGAGCTCGAGCCCGGTCTCGAAGGTCTGCTCCACGTCTCGGAGATTGCCGACCACAAGGTCGAGAAGCCCGAGGACGAGCTCAAGGCCGGCCAGAACCTGGAGGTCAAGATCCTCCGCGTCGACCCCGACGAGCGCAAGATCGGTCTCTCGCTCAAGCGTGCCCAGTGGGCCGCCGACCAGGAGAAGCGCGAGGAGGAGCGCTCCCAGCGCACCGACCGCAAGAACCTCCGCGGCGGCCTCGAATAG
- a CDS encoding DUF1572 family protein, translating to MNDAWLTAARETLAGYRRMIDAVLEQTDDEVLVRRPRPGMNSIAVILRHLGGNLQSRFTDFLTTDGEKPTRDRDAEMQDWPGSRAELMAWFDTGWSCFTETLEALGPADVDRTVWIRGVDHTIPDAIDRALTHVSYHIGQVMLLARLLRESDDGWNWLTVAPGESRAFNEETWGTAASRSVLGAQPKAHA from the coding sequence ATGAACGATGCCTGGCTCACGGCGGCTCGCGAGACCCTCGCTGGCTACCGGCGGATGATCGACGCGGTTTTGGAGCAGACCGACGACGAGGTTCTGGTGCGTCGGCCGCGGCCGGGGATGAACAGCATCGCGGTCATCTTGCGGCACTTGGGCGGTAATCTGCAGAGTCGGTTCACTGACTTTCTCACGACCGATGGCGAAAAGCCGACGCGCGATCGCGACGCTGAGATGCAGGACTGGCCGGGCAGCCGCGCGGAGTTGATGGCGTGGTTCGATACGGGTTGGTCTTGCTTTACCGAAACGCTCGAAGCGCTCGGACCTGCCGACGTTGACCGAACGGTTTGGATTCGCGGCGTCGACCATACGATTCCCGATGCGATCGACCGTGCGTTGACTCATGTTTCGTATCACATCGGCCAGGTGATGCTGTTGGCACGTTTGCTCCGTGAGAGCGACGACGGCTGGAACTGGCTGACGGTCGCGCCGGGCGAGAGCCGGGCGTTCAACGAGGAGACCTGGGGCACGGCGGCGAGCCGGAGTGTGCTTGGCGCGCAACCCAAAGCCCACGCCTGA